The following coding sequences lie in one Candidatus Nitrospira allomarina genomic window:
- the rseP gene encoding RIP metalloprotease RseP, which yields MNNLLSFSPDSIFLFGQKLWWFLVVLGVLVTFHEYGHYLAARWVGVRVLKFSIGFGPKLIGRKIGDTEYLLAAIPLGGYVKLYGEEVSEAVSPAEQRESFIHQSLPHKTLIVAAGPGFNFILSYLIFTGMLALGSPLFVPSIDNITPVIEAITPDSPAETAGLHIGDRVIRANEEDISTLGELYQQVGKAHGRPVTLDVIRGDTVKTLIITPTVQMVPDRPDEPQYILGIEDHAPLVGGVMPDTPAMAAGLQQDDRIIQINDTPIVTWSQMTEIVRQHPETPLEVQVDRGGQIFSLRITPEGQTVTSSDGETQSVGRIGIKLAGAGTVLKSTSLFLAPWDGLKATWKWCELTVIGLYKLLTGEISSKHLGGPLMIASVSGEQAQQGLASVVWLIAILSINLGILNLLPIPILDGGHLFFFACEGILGRPLGDRSREMAQQVGLVLLVFLMAYATWNDISRLLQ from the coding sequence ATGAATAACCTCCTGTCATTTTCTCCAGATTCCATCTTTCTATTCGGACAAAAGTTATGGTGGTTCCTGGTCGTACTGGGAGTCCTTGTGACTTTTCACGAATACGGCCATTATCTGGCCGCTCGATGGGTGGGAGTCAGGGTCCTCAAATTTTCCATCGGTTTTGGACCAAAACTCATTGGTCGCAAGATTGGCGATACGGAATATCTTTTGGCAGCGATTCCGCTTGGCGGATATGTCAAATTATATGGGGAGGAAGTGTCAGAGGCTGTTTCACCTGCTGAACAACGTGAATCCTTCATTCACCAGTCGCTTCCTCACAAAACGTTGATTGTGGCGGCTGGCCCCGGATTCAACTTTATTCTCAGTTACCTGATCTTTACGGGAATGCTGGCCTTGGGGTCACCCCTCTTTGTGCCCAGCATTGACAACATCACACCGGTCATTGAAGCTATCACCCCCGACTCCCCAGCCGAAACTGCCGGATTACACATCGGTGATCGGGTGATCCGGGCCAATGAAGAAGACATCTCGACTCTGGGTGAACTTTACCAACAGGTCGGTAAGGCCCATGGGCGTCCCGTCACACTGGATGTCATTCGTGGGGATACCGTTAAAACGCTGATCATCACTCCAACGGTTCAAATGGTGCCGGATCGCCCGGACGAGCCTCAATACATTTTAGGCATTGAGGATCATGCTCCGCTTGTCGGGGGAGTCATGCCGGACACTCCTGCCATGGCCGCGGGACTTCAACAAGATGACCGAATTATCCAAATTAATGACACCCCGATTGTCACCTGGTCTCAAATGACCGAGATCGTTCGCCAACACCCTGAAACCCCTTTAGAAGTTCAGGTCGATCGCGGAGGACAGATCTTCTCCCTTCGCATCACCCCTGAAGGCCAAACGGTTACCTCTTCCGATGGGGAAACCCAGTCTGTTGGCCGCATTGGGATTAAACTAGCCGGTGCGGGTACGGTGCTCAAAAGCACCTCTTTATTTCTCGCCCCCTGGGATGGACTCAAGGCCACATGGAAATGGTGTGAACTCACCGTTATTGGTTTATACAAACTCTTGACGGGAGAAATTTCTTCAAAGCATCTCGGTGGCCCGCTGATGATTGCCAGTGTGTCAGGCGAACAAGCCCAACAGGGCCTTGCCAGCGTCGTGTGGCTTATTGCGATTTTAAGTATTAATTTGGGAATTTTGAATTTGCTACCCATTCCCATTCTTGATGGAGGGCACCTCTTCTTTTTTGCCTGTGAAGGCATATTAGGCCGCCCGTTAGGAGACCGGTCGAGAGAAATGGCCCAACAAGTTGGACTGGTCTTATTGGTCTTCCTGATGGCCTATGCGACCTGGAATGACATCAGTCGCCTACTCCAATAA
- a CDS encoding proline--tRNA ligase — MRVSQTLIPTMRQDPGEAEVVSHRLMLRAGMIRKVAAGIYSYLPLGLRVIRKIETIVREEMNRIGAQELLLPILSSAELWKETDRWDFYGKELFRLHDRHERDFCLGPTHEEVVTDLFRREVSSYRQLPVTLYQIQTKFRDEIRPRFGIMRGREFIMKDAYSFDQDVAGAKHTYQAMYDAYCRIFSRMGLEFRPVEADTGLIGGISSHEFMVLANTGEELIVFDPDTQYAANVERAEIAPPTIGKPEAALPLEKVSTPNAKSVEEVCAFLNMPPSRLVKTLLYQTGTNEITAVLIRGDHQANEIKIQRHLGIHELSLATPEMVLRFTTAPVGFVGPIGLQKIRILADQAVAVLSNFIVGGNEPDVHLIHVNIDRDFVIESIGDFRQAQAGDPSPRGGSPLQTARGIEVGHIFMLGTKYSEKMGATYLDAQGQTLPAVMGCYGIGVSRAAAAAIEQNHDDKGICWPMPIAPFQVHIFSVTASENVRQASEQLYQDLSQNGIEVLLDDREERGGVKFNDADLLGIPFHIILGDKGLAQNTIEIKDRKTGEKHHIPREKACEWITATVRAKLVFQT, encoded by the coding sequence ATGCGTGTATCACAAACATTAATTCCCACGATGCGACAAGATCCCGGGGAAGCTGAAGTGGTCAGCCACCGCCTCATGCTTCGCGCGGGCATGATCCGAAAAGTCGCCGCCGGCATTTATTCCTACCTTCCTCTAGGATTGAGGGTCATTCGGAAAATTGAGACCATTGTTCGCGAAGAGATGAACCGGATAGGAGCGCAAGAATTGTTACTACCGATTTTATCCTCGGCCGAGCTTTGGAAGGAAACAGATCGCTGGGATTTCTACGGAAAGGAACTATTCCGATTACATGATCGGCATGAGCGCGACTTTTGCCTGGGCCCCACTCACGAAGAAGTCGTCACCGATTTATTCCGTCGAGAGGTCAGCTCCTATCGTCAATTGCCCGTCACGCTGTATCAAATCCAAACGAAATTTCGCGATGAAATCCGCCCCCGGTTTGGCATCATGCGAGGGCGTGAATTCATCATGAAAGATGCGTATAGCTTTGATCAAGATGTGGCAGGAGCCAAACATACGTACCAAGCTATGTACGACGCCTATTGCCGCATTTTTTCCCGCATGGGCCTCGAATTTCGTCCAGTGGAGGCCGATACCGGCTTGATCGGTGGCATCTCTTCTCACGAATTCATGGTCCTAGCCAATACCGGCGAAGAACTCATCGTTTTTGATCCTGACACGCAATATGCAGCCAATGTCGAACGGGCCGAAATTGCCCCACCCACCATCGGGAAGCCTGAGGCCGCACTACCGCTCGAAAAAGTCTCTACACCCAATGCTAAATCAGTTGAAGAGGTGTGCGCCTTTCTCAACATGCCTCCTTCCCGCCTGGTGAAAACCCTTCTGTATCAGACTGGCACGAATGAGATAACCGCAGTCTTGATCCGAGGGGACCATCAAGCGAACGAAATTAAAATTCAACGACACCTTGGTATTCATGAATTATCATTGGCGACCCCAGAGATGGTCCTCCGCTTCACAACGGCCCCAGTCGGCTTTGTGGGCCCGATCGGTCTTCAGAAAATTCGAATTCTGGCTGACCAGGCCGTGGCTGTTTTGAGTAATTTCATTGTGGGTGGAAACGAACCAGACGTTCACCTCATTCATGTCAATATTGATCGGGATTTTGTCATTGAGAGCATAGGAGATTTTCGCCAAGCCCAAGCCGGTGATCCTTCCCCACGTGGAGGCAGCCCGCTCCAAACAGCCAGAGGAATCGAGGTGGGGCATATCTTTATGCTAGGGACAAAATATAGTGAAAAAATGGGGGCAACCTACCTGGATGCTCAAGGTCAGACCCTTCCTGCTGTAATGGGATGCTATGGCATTGGTGTCAGCAGAGCAGCGGCCGCAGCCATTGAACAAAACCATGACGACAAAGGCATCTGTTGGCCCATGCCCATTGCCCCTTTTCAGGTCCACATCTTTTCGGTCACCGCATCAGAAAATGTACGTCAAGCTTCCGAGCAGCTTTATCAGGACCTTTCCCAAAACGGGATAGAGGTATTACTTGACGACCGAGAGGAACGAGGTGGAGTTAAGTTTAACGATGCAGATTTGCTCGGCATTCCTTTCCATATTATCCTTGGGGATAAGGGACTGGCACAAAACACCATTGAAATTAAAGACCGTAAAACTGGCGAAAAGCATCACATTCCCCGTGAGAAGGCATGTGAGTGGATAACTGCCACAGTCAGAGCAAAACTCGTATTTCAAACATGA
- a CDS encoding bifunctional nuclease family protein yields the protein MLNQMNVRGLLFDPYNNAYIVILRDEQNSDMLPIWVGKAEASAISFALERIAPPRPMTHDLMKTVLDNMDAKVISTVITDLKDNTYFAKIHLLFGDSEFTVDSRPSDAIAVALRTDAPIFASGEVLHKQNSEELERWLENLKPEDFGKSDV from the coding sequence ATGTTGAATCAAATGAACGTGAGGGGTCTCTTATTTGACCCCTACAACAATGCCTATATTGTCATCCTGAGAGATGAACAAAATTCTGATATGCTCCCAATCTGGGTTGGGAAGGCCGAAGCCAGCGCGATTAGTTTTGCCCTAGAGCGGATAGCTCCTCCAAGGCCGATGACCCATGATCTCATGAAAACGGTCCTTGATAATATGGATGCTAAGGTCATCAGTACGGTCATTACAGATCTGAAAGACAATACGTACTTCGCCAAAATCCATCTCCTTTTTGGAGATTCCGAGTTCACCGTTGACTCTCGGCCAAGTGACGCGATTGCCGTGGCCCTTCGCACGGATGCTCCTATTTTTGCTTCCGGGGAAGTGCTTCATAAACAAAACTCAGAAGAATTGGAACGATGGCTGGAAAACCTCAAGCCTGAGGATTTTGGGAAATCAGACGTCTAG
- a CDS encoding bifunctional nuclease family protein, which produces MTEINTLIPLKVHGVLVDPNTDTQIVVLRDEKNSEVLPIWVGTAEGTSIRLALENVIPPRPMSHDLICSFASHLGFTLNKVVITEVKNNTYFSTLFLSKDDLEKSIDSRPSDAIALALRCQCPIYVTPEVLERRGGEDLDTWLSKLDQKGLEQTDI; this is translated from the coding sequence ATGACTGAAATAAACACATTAATTCCGTTAAAGGTCCATGGGGTCCTGGTCGATCCGAATACCGACACGCAAATCGTGGTCTTACGGGATGAAAAAAATTCAGAGGTTCTTCCCATATGGGTCGGAACCGCCGAAGGAACATCGATTCGATTGGCCTTGGAGAACGTCATCCCCCCACGCCCCATGAGCCATGACCTTATTTGCAGCTTTGCCTCGCACCTTGGATTTACCCTTAACAAAGTCGTAATCACGGAAGTCAAAAATAATACGTATTTTTCAACGCTGTTTTTGTCCAAAGATGACTTGGAAAAATCCATCGATTCAAGGCCAAGTGATGCGATTGCCCTAGCTCTCCGATGTCAATGTCCCATCTATGTTACTCCGGAGGTGCTGGAACGTCGCGGGGGGGAAGATCTGGATACCTGGCTTTCCAAGCTCGATCAAAAAGGATTAGAACAAACCGATATCTAG
- the rplM gene encoding 50S ribosomal protein L13 — MRSYQAKPLEVERQWFLVDAKGKTVGRLAAKVASILRGKHKPTFTPNVDTGDHVVIINSSEIQFTSNKFRTKIYYHHTGYPGGIKAITAEHLHAKKPTEVLTKAIRGMLPKCTLGKQMAKKLKIYPGAEHLHRAQSPTPLNL, encoded by the coding sequence ATGCGATCTTATCAAGCTAAACCGCTGGAAGTTGAACGACAATGGTTCTTAGTCGATGCTAAAGGGAAAACCGTTGGACGCTTGGCCGCCAAGGTTGCCTCCATCCTCCGTGGAAAGCATAAGCCGACCTTCACCCCGAATGTCGATACAGGCGATCATGTCGTCATCATAAATTCCAGTGAAATTCAATTCACCAGCAATAAATTTCGTACAAAGATTTATTATCATCACACCGGTTACCCTGGAGGAATCAAAGCCATTACCGCTGAGCATCTTCATGCAAAGAAACCAACCGAAGTCCTTACCAAAGCCATTCGTGGGATGCTTCCAAAATGTACGTTGGGGAAACAAATGGCCAAAAAGCTCAAAATTTACCCTGGGGCCGAGCATCTGCATCGAGCGCAAAGCCCAACGCCTTTAAATCTCTAA
- the rpsI gene encoding 30S ribosomal protein S9, translating to MVDTIQYATGKRKNAIARAWVEPGQGDILINARSVDSYFPRLTHQIQIQTPFEVTKTGGQFNVKATLTGGGVSGQAGALRHAIAKALALYNPSLRDPLKKNGLLTRDSRVKERKKYGQKGARARFQYSKR from the coding sequence ATGGTCGATACCATTCAATACGCAACTGGAAAAAGGAAAAACGCGATTGCCCGAGCGTGGGTAGAACCAGGGCAAGGCGACATTCTCATCAATGCACGATCAGTTGATTCATATTTTCCACGATTGACGCATCAAATCCAAATACAAACACCATTCGAGGTCACCAAAACGGGCGGTCAATTTAATGTCAAAGCCACGCTGACAGGGGGAGGGGTCTCAGGTCAGGCGGGAGCCCTTCGCCATGCAATTGCCAAGGCCTTGGCCTTATATAATCCTTCGCTACGGGATCCCCTGAAAAAAAATGGATTGCTCACCAGAGATAGCAGGGTGAAAGAACGGAAAAAATACGGACAAAAGGGCGCCAGAGCCAGGTTCCAATACTCCAAACGATAA
- the argC gene encoding N-acetyl-gamma-glutamyl-phosphate reductase translates to MDRKIRVAVIGASGYTGGELLRLLTLHPQITLTRVVASEKSEGRAVASLLPHLTKIYDCSLSSLNIDSIAKEVDVVFLALPHTQSLQPVADFLSQGKHVIDLSADYRLQDPMVYEQWYQTPHTFPGLLKNAVYGLPELNRAAIAKTQLVAVAGCYPTVAILQLAPLMAQDLIEHNSIIIDAKSGISGAGRTPALGTHFPESHEAIHAYKIGKHRHVPEIEQELARLIPAPSSKTAFPSPSIIFTPHLIPINRGILSTAYAKLKPGIDQSHLDAAYKSRYQDEYFIRLFPSSEGVNPKNLRGSNFCDLSCTYDPRTGYLITTGSLDNLVKGAAGQAIQCMNLMLGLPETLGLTAPGLFP, encoded by the coding sequence ATGGATAGAAAAATTCGCGTCGCTGTAATCGGAGCCAGTGGCTATACGGGTGGTGAATTACTTCGATTACTCACCCTCCACCCTCAGATAACACTGACCCGCGTGGTGGCATCTGAAAAATCCGAAGGCCGCGCTGTCGCTTCGCTGCTTCCTCATCTTACGAAGATTTATGACTGTTCATTGTCTTCGTTGAATATCGACTCGATCGCCAAAGAAGTCGATGTGGTTTTTCTCGCGCTTCCTCATACGCAATCCTTGCAGCCAGTAGCCGATTTTCTCTCACAGGGGAAACATGTCATTGACTTGAGTGCCGATTATCGTCTTCAAGATCCGATGGTATATGAGCAATGGTATCAAACCCCCCATACTTTCCCTGGCCTGCTCAAAAATGCGGTGTATGGACTACCAGAACTCAATCGCGCGGCTATCGCCAAGACCCAACTTGTCGCCGTTGCCGGGTGTTATCCCACCGTCGCCATTTTGCAACTCGCGCCCCTTATGGCCCAAGACCTCATTGAGCACAACTCGATTATCATTGACGCAAAGTCGGGAATTTCAGGAGCCGGTCGCACACCTGCACTGGGCACTCACTTTCCTGAATCGCATGAAGCCATTCATGCCTATAAAATCGGCAAACATCGCCATGTGCCTGAAATCGAACAGGAGTTAGCACGACTGATTCCTGCTCCATCTTCAAAAACAGCTTTCCCCAGTCCATCTATAATTTTCACGCCTCACTTAATACCTATTAATCGAGGCATTCTGAGCACCGCCTATGCCAAATTGAAACCTGGCATTGATCAATCTCATTTGGATGCCGCCTATAAAAGTCGGTATCAAGACGAATATTTCATCCGACTCTTCCCCAGTTCCGAGGGAGTAAATCCCAAAAATCTGCGAGGCTCAAACTTTTGTGACCTCAGTTGCACCTATGATCCTCGAACGGGGTATCTCATCACCACAGGTTCGCTGGACAATCTCGTAAAAGGTGCAGCCGGGCAAGCGATTCAATGTATGAATCTTATGTTAGGACTTCCTGAAACACTTGGATTGACCGCGCCAGGCCTTTTTCCCTAA
- the argJ gene encoding bifunctional glutamate N-acetyltransferase/amino-acid acetyltransferase ArgJ: MFKRIKGGITAPKGFLAAGIHSGIKKTKQLDLTLIVSEKPGPIAGVFTSNRLPAAPVILDRLNLKKGTGQAFIVNSGNANAFTGPEGLIHAREMGRRVAEQLTIPLHHVFVGSTGVIGVPLPMPAVRNGIPILISRLRKAGHQEAAKAIMTTDTCPKEIALQDQIGGKIVTIGGIAKGSGMIHPDMATMLAYVTTDAAIDPKTLQTTFRAVTNQTFNCISVDGETSTNDTALCLANGEAGNLPIKTGTTAHGKFEALLFQVCHHLAMEIVRDGEGATKIIEFQITQASSHRAAKQFANTLATSPLVKTAIFGADPNWGRIVAALGRAGVPVKAEKLLIGFNKIPVVKNGKGLGPQVENRIKQEMKKPFLTIFISLGMGQGSSKIWTTDLTYDYVKINASYRS, encoded by the coding sequence ATGTTTAAACGCATTAAAGGCGGGATCACTGCCCCAAAGGGATTCCTAGCCGCAGGGATTCATTCAGGAATTAAAAAGACCAAGCAGCTTGATCTGACCTTGATCGTGTCAGAGAAGCCTGGACCTATTGCCGGGGTGTTCACCTCCAACAGGCTCCCGGCCGCTCCCGTGATTCTTGACCGGCTTAATCTCAAGAAAGGCACAGGTCAGGCCTTCATTGTTAATAGTGGGAATGCGAACGCATTCACCGGACCGGAAGGATTAATCCATGCCAGGGAGATGGGTCGGAGAGTTGCCGAACAACTCACAATTCCCCTTCATCATGTGTTTGTCGGTTCCACTGGTGTCATTGGGGTACCGTTACCGATGCCGGCAGTGCGAAACGGCATTCCAATTTTGATTTCACGTCTACGCAAGGCTGGTCACCAGGAAGCTGCTAAGGCGATCATGACGACAGACACCTGTCCTAAAGAAATCGCTCTTCAAGACCAAATTGGCGGAAAAATAGTGACAATAGGGGGAATCGCCAAAGGTTCAGGAATGATCCACCCTGACATGGCGACCATGTTGGCCTATGTCACAACAGACGCAGCCATTGACCCAAAAACGCTACAAACTACCTTTCGCGCTGTCACCAACCAAACATTTAACTGTATTTCTGTAGATGGGGAAACCAGCACCAATGACACGGCCTTATGTCTGGCTAACGGGGAAGCCGGAAACTTACCCATCAAAACCGGAACAACGGCACATGGCAAATTTGAAGCACTTTTATTTCAGGTCTGTCACCATCTGGCCATGGAAATTGTTCGGGATGGCGAAGGTGCCACCAAAATCATCGAATTCCAGATCACTCAGGCTTCCAGTCATCGGGCCGCCAAACAGTTTGCCAATACTCTCGCCACCTCCCCTTTAGTTAAAACCGCTATATTTGGTGCGGATCCCAACTGGGGGAGAATTGTGGCTGCATTAGGACGGGCCGGCGTCCCTGTTAAAGCGGAGAAACTTCTCATTGGATTCAATAAGATTCCCGTCGTCAAAAATGGAAAAGGGCTGGGGCCTCAGGTGGAGAACCGAATAAAACAGGAAATGAAGAAGCCCTTCCTGACGATCTTTATTTCCCTCGGAATGGGTCAAGGATCATCCAAGATCTGGACCACGGATCTGACCTACGATTACGTGAAAATCAACGCATCCTATCGATCCTAA
- the prsR gene encoding PEP-CTERM-box response regulator transcription factor, producing the protein MNSDTLAEHSHLPSLLLVDDRKEILEQMKWGLKSSYMIYEADHRAAAVDILQREKISLVTLDLGLPPDVGGVTEGLSALEQLLAVNPLVKVVVITGNQDRANALKAIQLGAYDFMEKPVDLEVLKVVLQRAGYLAGLEKENHKLLEREAKRGFPEIIGSSPVMVKVFDTIRRVAGSDISILIVGESGTGKELVARAIHQQSHRKDGPFIAINCGAIPETLLESELFGHEKGAFTGAHLQRPGRIESAQGGTLFLDEIGEISPALQVKLLRVLQERSIERVGGRVEIPVDTRVLAATNMDLQLAMKDGRFREDLYYRLNTVTITAPPLRERGGDIVMLGKSLLQRYSEEAKKKISGFTREALMSLEQYHWPGNIRELENRIRRAVTLTDNPRIAPEDLDLAPPDESQVGLTLKVARDTVEKRVIEQTLAKTGGNITKAATILGVSRPTLHDLISRHHIKK; encoded by the coding sequence ATGAACTCTGATACGCTAGCTGAGCATTCACATCTTCCTTCACTTCTTCTGGTTGATGACCGGAAGGAAATACTTGAACAGATGAAGTGGGGATTAAAGTCCTCCTACATGATCTATGAGGCAGATCATCGCGCCGCAGCTGTTGATATTCTTCAACGGGAGAAGATCTCACTGGTCACATTAGATTTAGGTTTGCCACCTGATGTCGGTGGGGTGACGGAGGGACTGTCTGCCTTGGAGCAATTGCTTGCGGTGAATCCTTTGGTGAAGGTGGTCGTCATCACGGGAAATCAAGATCGAGCGAATGCGCTCAAGGCTATTCAATTGGGCGCATATGATTTTATGGAAAAGCCTGTAGATTTGGAAGTGTTAAAAGTTGTTCTTCAGCGGGCCGGGTATTTGGCCGGCCTGGAAAAAGAAAACCACAAACTTCTGGAGCGTGAGGCGAAACGGGGATTTCCTGAAATTATCGGGAGCAGCCCGGTCATGGTTAAAGTATTCGATACCATCCGGCGAGTGGCCGGTTCGGATATTTCCATTTTAATCGTCGGAGAAAGTGGGACAGGAAAGGAGTTAGTGGCTCGGGCGATTCATCAGCAAAGTCACAGAAAGGACGGCCCGTTTATCGCGATTAATTGTGGGGCTATTCCCGAAACGTTACTAGAAAGCGAGTTGTTCGGACATGAGAAAGGGGCGTTTACCGGAGCTCATCTCCAGCGTCCAGGTCGAATTGAGTCGGCCCAGGGCGGGACGCTTTTTCTAGATGAGATTGGTGAAATTTCTCCTGCATTACAAGTCAAGTTACTGCGGGTTTTACAAGAACGAAGTATTGAGCGGGTAGGCGGACGCGTAGAAATTCCAGTTGACACAAGGGTTCTGGCAGCCACCAATATGGATCTACAACTGGCAATGAAAGATGGCCGCTTCCGAGAAGATCTGTATTATCGATTGAATACCGTGACCATTACGGCTCCCCCCTTACGGGAGCGGGGAGGCGATATCGTGATGTTGGGCAAATCGCTGCTTCAGCGTTATTCAGAAGAAGCGAAAAAGAAGATTTCCGGATTTACGCGGGAAGCTCTGATGTCTCTCGAGCAATATCATTGGCCCGGGAACATTCGAGAATTAGAAAACAGGATTCGTCGCGCCGTGACGTTAACCGACAATCCAAGGATTGCCCCGGAAGATTTAGATTTAGCCCCTCCCGATGAGAGTCAAGTTGGCCTTACCCTGAAAGTAGCCAGAGACACCGTAGAAAAGCGAGTGATTGAGCAAACGCTGGCCAAGACAGGTGGAAATATTACGAAGGCTGCGACCATCCTTGGTGTGAGCCGACCGACCCTCCATGATTTAATTTCCCGCCACCACATAAAAAAATAA